The DNA region AAGTTACCAAGATTTCAGATTCGTTACTTCAGTTAATTTCGCCCTATTTTAAATTTCCAGAATGGACGCAGGGTAGGGAAAAGTCCACTTCGTCATATAAAACATACCATACTAAAGATCAAGGCAGCTCCAGTAATCAGAGTGAAGTGAAGCAGATGGTTACTGATATAAATCAGGCAACTATTGAAGAGCTGCGCGAAATCAATGGTATTGGTGAAAAGCTATCGGCTAGAATTGTAAAATTTAGAGATAGGTTAGGCGGATTTTTGGTAAACGAACAATTGTATGATGTGTATGGGCTGGAGCCGGAAGTTGTAGAGCGGACATTAAAGAGGTTTCAGGTGCTTAAAAAGCCTGTTGTTGAAAAAATTAACATAAATACAGCATCGGCCGAAAAACTGTCAAAATTAGTATATCTTCAAAAACAGGTCTCTAAAAGCATAGTAAATTACAGGAATGATAACGGAACTATACTTTCTTTTAACGAATTATTAAAAATAGAGAATTTTCCAGTAGAGAAGATTGATAGAATTAAGTTATATTTGGCCTTATAAATTTATTGGCAATGCAAAGCATGTACTTTACGGAAGAACATCAATTATTCAGAGAGAGTCTCCGGGATTTTTTAAAGAAAGAAGTAGTACCTCATATTGATAAATGGGAAGCGTCAGGAACAATTGAGCCTTTCATTTGGGAGAAATTTGGTGAAATGGGTTATTTTGGCCTTGCTACCTCCGAAAAGTATGGGGGATTGGGGTTGGACCTTTTTTATACCGTGATATTTCTGGAGGAGCTTCAAAGAGTGAATTCGGGTGGTTTTGCCGCGGCAATGTGGGCGCATGCATATTTGGCAATGACGCATTTGAACAAGAATGCAAATGATGAGCAGAAAAAGGCGTATTTGATGCCTAGTGTAAATGGAGAGAAAATAGGGTGTTTAGGTGTTACGGAGCCATTTGGTGGTAGTGATGTCGCCGGTATGAGGACAACAGCTGTAAAAGAAGGCGACAATTATATAATTAATGGATCCAAAACATTTATTACAAATGGTGTGTACGGAGACTATTGTATTCTGGCTGCAAAGACGGATCCATCCGCAGGGAACAAAGGTATAAGTATCATTATAGTGGATTTAAAAAGTGAAGGTGTCTCTGCAAGTAAGTTAAATAAGTTAGGTTGGAGGGCATCGGATACGGCAGAACTTGCTTTTGATAATGTTAAGGTTCCTGTTAGTAATTTAATGGGGGATGAGGGAAAAGGCTTTTCCTTTATAATGGAAGCTTTTGCTTTGGAGCGTTTGGTTATGGGAATAAATGCCCATGCTAGGGCGGAATATGCTTTAGAATATGCATTGCAATATATGTCCGAGCGGGAAACTTTCGGTAAGTCTATAAATCAATACCAGGCCCTGCGCCATAAGTTTGTTGATCTTCATGCAGATATGGAAATATGCAAGCAATATAATTATGGGGTAGTTTATAAGATGGATAAAGGCGAATATGTTGTTCGGGAAGCTACTATTTCAAAATTGAAGTCTACTGAAATGGCAGATAAAGTAGCTTACGATTGTTTGCAATTCTTGGGTGGGTACGGGTATATAGAGGATTACCCTATGGCACGTATGTTCAGGGATAGTCGTTTGGGTCCAATAGGTGGAGGAACTTCAGAAATACTAAAAGAAATCATTGCAAAAATCGTTATTGATAAAAAAGAATACAGAATGCCAAAAGGGTAGGAGGTCTATATACTAAGGGGCTGCGGTGTTTTTAATGTATTGTTTTGAAGTATATTTAGAGATACGTAGTGCTCAATTGTAAATTAGTTTATATATTTGCCGCCTTAATCATAAAGAAAGGAGGTTGTAGCCAATGTTAATTATACCAGTAAAAGAAGGAGAAAACATCGATCGGGCTTTGAAACGTTTCAAGCGTAAATTCGATAAAACGGGTACGATGCGCAGATTGCGTAAGCGTCAACAATTCACAAAACCTTCCGTTGAGCGCAGAGCGCAGATACAGAAAGCAGAATACATTCAAGGTTTAAGAGATAAAGAAGAAATTTAATATCTAATAGACTTTGTTTAGTGTACAAATAGAAAAATCCCATCATTATGATGGGATTTTTTTTGTTTAAATATTTCTACCTCTTATTACAATCTCTCTTTTCTCCTAGCGTTGTTAAAACTGCTGTTGCTGTCAATTTGTTAACTTCGTATTATGTCATTGGATTCCTTTATATCGTATCTGGCTTTGGAAAAGAATTATTCTGCCCATACGGTAACCGCATATAAAAGAGATTTAGAGGCGTTTGGTGAGTTTTGTGACCAGAATTATGATTGTAAGAATATTGATGCTGTGGCGTACAGCTTTGTTAGGAGTTGGATCGTGAGCTTGGTAGATTCCGGGGTGTCCAACCGATCGGTTAATAGAAAGATGGCCTCGTTAAAGGCGTATTATAGATTTCTTCAAAATATTGGAGCTATAAAGGTGAATCCTTTAGCGAAACATAAAGCCCTGAAAACATCAAAAAAAATCGAAGTTCCTTTTTCGGAAGCGGAAATGGAGGAAGTGCTTTCTCAAATTAACTTCGGAGATGATTTTGAAGGGGTTAGGGACAGGCTCATTATTGAGTTGTTTTATACTACAGGTATGCGTAGAGCGGAACTTATAAATTTAAAGATGATAGATGTTGATTTCTCGCAACATCTTTTGAAGGTTTTGGGAAAGCGTAATAAAGAACGTGTGGTGCCCTTATTGCCTTCTGTTGAAATCCTTTTGAGAGCATATCTGAAGGAAAGAGAAGCGCTATTGGAGATAACGGATAAAACCCATGTCTTTTTATTGAAATCAGGCAATAAACTGTATGAAAACCTTGTTTATCGATTAATAAATAAGTATTTTAGTGAGGTGTCGTCTAAGGTTAAAAAGAGTCCCCATATCTTAAGACATACTTTTGCGACCCATCTGTTGAATAAAGGGGCGGATATGAATTCTGTAAAAGAATTGCTGGGTCATGCGAGCTTGGCATCCACACAAGTATATACACACAATAGTATAGCAGAATTAAAAAAGGTACATGCCAGTGCACACCCTAGGGGTAAAAAGTAGCTGGCAATTTTAGATTACATTGTTTAACATAAAAAACTATAACCTATGAAAGTAAATGCGCAATCAGTCAATTTTAATGCGGATAGATCGCTTATAGACTTTTTACAGAGCAGATTAGATAAGCTTGAAACCTTCTATGATAAGGTAATTAGCGCAGACGTTTATTTAAAAGTCGAGA from Zobellia alginiliquefaciens includes:
- a CDS encoding ComEA family DNA-binding protein → MKNFKSHFRFNKQERSGVFYLLFIIVALQVAYFILSSSNSSDGNVDFLEDKQLQLQIDSLKDKALEKDAIKIYPFNPNYITDYKGYTLGMSLEEIDRLHNFRKEGKFANSAEDFQKVTKISDSLLQLISPYFKFPEWTQGREKSTSSYKTYHTKDQGSSSNQSEVKQMVTDINQATIEELREINGIGEKLSARIVKFRDRLGGFLVNEQLYDVYGLEPEVVERTLKRFQVLKKPVVEKININTASAEKLSKLVYLQKQVSKSIVNYRNDNGTILSFNELLKIENFPVEKIDRIKLYLAL
- the rpsU gene encoding 30S ribosomal protein S21, with product MLIIPVKEGENIDRALKRFKRKFDKTGTMRRLRKRQQFTKPSVERRAQIQKAEYIQGLRDKEEI
- a CDS encoding acyl-CoA dehydrogenase family protein translates to MQSMYFTEEHQLFRESLRDFLKKEVVPHIDKWEASGTIEPFIWEKFGEMGYFGLATSEKYGGLGLDLFYTVIFLEELQRVNSGGFAAAMWAHAYLAMTHLNKNANDEQKKAYLMPSVNGEKIGCLGVTEPFGGSDVAGMRTTAVKEGDNYIINGSKTFITNGVYGDYCILAAKTDPSAGNKGISIIIVDLKSEGVSASKLNKLGWRASDTAELAFDNVKVPVSNLMGDEGKGFSFIMEAFALERLVMGINAHARAEYALEYALQYMSERETFGKSINQYQALRHKFVDLHADMEICKQYNYGVVYKMDKGEYVVREATISKLKSTEMADKVAYDCLQFLGGYGYIEDYPMARMFRDSRLGPIGGGTSEILKEIIAKIVIDKKEYRMPKG
- a CDS encoding tyrosine-type recombinase/integrase, with the protein product MSLDSFISYLALEKNYSAHTVTAYKRDLEAFGEFCDQNYDCKNIDAVAYSFVRSWIVSLVDSGVSNRSVNRKMASLKAYYRFLQNIGAIKVNPLAKHKALKTSKKIEVPFSEAEMEEVLSQINFGDDFEGVRDRLIIELFYTTGMRRAELINLKMIDVDFSQHLLKVLGKRNKERVVPLLPSVEILLRAYLKEREALLEITDKTHVFLLKSGNKLYENLVYRLINKYFSEVSSKVKKSPHILRHTFATHLLNKGADMNSVKELLGHASLASTQVYTHNSIAELKKVHASAHPRGKK